In Candidatus Hydrogenedentota bacterium, the genomic stretch CGGGACGACCGTCACGGCGGCGCGTCTCTTCGTTCACTTTCGCAAAACGCACCTTGTCCACTTCTTCTTGAGCAAGGAAAGGCGTATCGCCCGGGTCGGATTTGATACGGACTTTACGCAACATCTGCCGAATAATCACTTCAATGTGTTTATCGTCCGTACGCACGCCTTGCAGGCGGTATACTTTTTGAACTTCGTTCAACAAATATTTGCGCAAGGCTTCTTCACCCTGCACTTCCAAAATATCCTCAAGAATAATAGGACCGTCCGTAATACGTTGACCCGCATAAATACGGTCACCGCTATAAACGTTCAGCAGTTTGCCGGGCGAGATCGTGTATTCCCGTTCTTTGCCGACGGGCGGGATAACGCGGACCACTTTGCGGGCGCTGCGCGTTGTCGTGGAAAGCTCAACAATACCGTCGATATGGCTGATGATAGCGGGATCTTTGGGTTCTCTCGCTTCAAACAGCTCTCCCACACGGGGTAGACCACCGGTAATGTCTTTGGTCTTCGCCATTTGCCGTGCCGTTTTACCGAGCAAATCACCGACCACAACTTCATCACCGTCTTTCACCTGAACTTGGGTTCCTGTGGCAAGCGGTGTAAAGGTCAACATCTCTTTGTTTTCGCCAAGAATCGTAATTTGCGGGTGCAGGTTGTGTTTATGTTCCGTAACAACGATTTCTTCCTGTCCAGTCTCAGGATTGACTTCACGGCGTATGGTCGATCCTTGCACCATGTCATCAAGCCGCACGGTACCCGTTTTTTCCGCCACAATATTGATGTTGTAGGGATCTTGGGTAAAGACGGTTTGTCCGCGTGTTACGGTATCACCATTTTCACAATGCAGCACGCATCCGGGAGAAACAGCGATACGCTGGGCTTCTTTGCCGTCCTTATTCAGAATAGCAATTTCGCCGCCGCGATTGACCGCTACGGTGTCGCCGGCGCGATTGACCGCCACACGTACATTTCTAAATTCGGTCACGCCGTTTTCGTTCGCCTTAATATCAGGGCTTTCGACCTGACGGCTGGCGGCGCCGCCAATATGGAAGGTACGCATGGTCAATTGGGTGCCCGGCTCACCGATAGACTGAGCGGCAATAATACCGACCGCTTCACCGATCTCCACCAAATTACCGGTACCGAGGTTACGTCCATAGCAAAGTGCACAAACGCCTTTCACAGACTGACAGGTCAATACGGAACGAATCGTGACACCGGGCAGACCGGCATCTGCAATTTTTTTCGCCGCTTCTTCGGTAATCTCGTCATCAGCGCGAACGACAGGGTCCGGTTCGTTGGGCAAATATAAATCATCGAGTACATAGCGTCCAACAATACGCTCTTGCAGAGGCGCCATCACTTCTGCGCCCTCAACAAGCGCCTCTACCCAAACGCCGTTAATGGTGCCGCAATCGTGCTCTTCAATAGTCACATCCTGCGCCACGTCAACCAGGCGACGTGTCAAATAACCGGCGTCGGCTGTTTTCAATGCCGTATCGGCCAATCCCTTTCGGGCGCCGTGCGTAGAAATAAAGTATTCAATAACACTTAAGCCTTCGCGGAAATTCGAGGTAATAGGCGATTCAATAATATCGCCGGAAGGTTTTGCCATGAGGCCGCGCATCCCTGCTAATTGCCTGATCTGGTCTTTGCTTCCGCGCGCTTTGGATTTAAACATCATATAAATGCCGGTGAAGCCTTGATCTTTGGATTCCAAAGCTTGAAGCATGGCACCGGTGATACGATTGCCGGCAATAGTCCACTCGTCAATAATTTTTTGGTAACGCTCTTTTTCAAGCATTTGTCCATGACGATAGGTACTGTCAATAAGTTTCACCCGTTTTTCGGTCTCGGTGAGAATGCCTTCTTTCTCTTTGGGAACGACCAAATCATCCAACGCAATAGACAATCCCGAATAGGTGGCATATTTAAAGCCGGTCCGTTTCAGCTTATCCAAAAGGGCGACGGTTCGGTGATGACCATGACGGTTATAGCATTTGGCGATCACGTCGCCGATACTGCTTTGGTCTTGTTCACGGTTCACGTCAAGGATGGTAACTTCCGGAGAGAGTTCATCGGCAAGCAACACACGGCCCACCGTGGTGTCCACAATTTCTTTTTCAAAATGGACTTTGATATGGGCGTGAATATCGACACGGCCCGCTTCAAAGGCTTGGACTACCTCGTCACACGACGAGTAGACCTGGCCCGGACGCAAGATATTGCCTTGCGCATCGATCCATTCTTTTTGCCATTCACCTTTCACGCCCGTCGCCTGACGGCTCATCCAGTAGATGCCCAAAACAATATCTTGACTGGGTGCCACAACCGGCAAGCCGTTGGACGGCGCAAAAATATTGGAAGAGGACATCATGAGCAGATGGGCTTCCAGTTGTGCTGCCGGGAAAAGCGGCACGTGCACGGCCATCTGGTCACCGTCGAAGTCCGCATTAAAGGCACGACAGACCAAGGGGTGCAAGCGTATGGCGCTGCCTTCAATCAGCACGGGTTGGAAAGCTTGAATGCCGAGCCTGTGCAGTGTAGGCGCACGGTTGAGCAATACGGGGTGATCGCGGATCACATCTTCGAGAATATCCCACACCTCTTCTTTACCCTGCTCAATAGCGCGTTTCGCCGTCTTCAAGGTAGTGGCATAACCCCGTTCACGAAGCAGATGCACAATGTAGGGTTCAAAGAGTTCTAAGGCCATACGTTTGGGCAGACCGCATTCATGGAGTTTTAATTCGGGGCCCACCACAATAACGGAACGACCGGAATAGTCCACGCGTTTACCCAGCAGATTTTGACGGAAACGGCCTTGCTTCCCCTTCAGCATATCGCTTAAAGATTTCAGGGGACGGTTGCCGCTGGTGCCCAAAACGACGCGGCCATGACGGCCGTTGTCGAAGAGAGCATCAACGGATTCTTGAAGCATCCGTTTTTCATTACGTAAGATCACCTCGGGAGCGCGCAACTCCAACAAACGTTTCAGTCGGTTGTTGCGATTAATCACACGCCGATACAAATCATTGAGATCACTGGTCGCATAGCGGCCGCCATCAAGCGGCACCAAAGGCCGCAGATCGGGCGGGATCACCGGAATCACATCAAGGATCATCCATGTGGGATCATTGCCGGATTTACGCAGTGATTCCACAATCTTGAGACGCTTGATTGATTTGCTCCGCACCAATTGGGAGGTGGCCGTCTGGAATTGGAGATGCAATTCCGCGCTCAACTCATCCAAATCAATTTCCTGTAAAAGGTATTTGATGGCTTCCGCGCCCATAAGCGCCGTAAAGCTGTCCACGCCGTATTCTTCGCGCGCCTCATGATAATTATCTTCGGTTAACAGTTTTTTCTTTTCGAGAGACGTGTCACCGGGATCAACAACAACAAATTGTTCAAAATAAATGATCCGCTCGAGGGCGCGAATGGGCAGATCTAATAAGTTGCTGATCACGCTGGGCGTATTCTTAAAAAACCAAATATGGGAAACGGGAACGGCAAGTTTAATACAGCCCATGCGTTCGCGACGAACTTTCGATTCCGTAATTTCAACGCCGCAGCGGTCGCAGGTTATACCGCGGTGTTTCACTTTTTTATATTTGCCGCAGCCGCATTCCCAGTCTTTCACGGGCCCGAAAATACGCTCGCAGAAAAGACCGTCCTTTTCCGGCTTGAAGGTGCGGTAGTTAATGGTTTCAGGCTTTTTAACTTCGCCTTTAGACCATTTTAAAATTTCTTGGGGAGAAGCGATACGGATTTGGATCGCATCAAAAGTATCACCTGTAGTAGGTACAAATTTCGCCATGGATCAGACCTCCGAAAGTTCGTCGTCGTCGTTTAAGTGGGAATCGGATTTATTCAGTTTAATGACATCCAAGCAAAGGCTTTGCATTTCACGCACAAGCACATTGAAGGATTCCGGCGTGCCCGGCTCAATTTCAGGATCGCCTTTGACGATACACTCATAAGCTTTCGTACGCCCTTGAATATTATCCGATTTGATCGTCAGCAGTTCTTGTAAGGTGTAAGCGGCGCCATAAGCTTGCAGCGCCCAAACTTCCATTTCTCCAAAACGCTGACCGCCGCTTTGTGCTTTCCCACCCAAAGGCTGCTGCGTCACCAACGAGTAGGGACCAATAGACCGTGCGTGAATTTTGTCTTCTACAAGGTGATTGAGTTTCATCATGTAAATTTGACCGACAAAGGAATCATGATAGAGTTCTTCGCCCGTGCGTCCGTCACGCAAATTGATCTTGCCATTTTCAGGCAGCCCCGCCTTCACCATCAGCTCGCGGATCTTATCTTCCGTCACGCCGTTAAATACCGGCGTCGCTACTTTCATGCCGAGCGTTTTCAATGCCCAGCCCAATTGTGTTTCAAGAATTTGACCCACATTCATACGAGACGGCACACCCAGCGGATTCAAGAGAATCTGCAGCGGCGTACCATCCGGCAAGAAAGGCATATCTTCGCGCGCGACAATCCGGGACACGACCCCTTTATTACCATGGCGGCCGGCCATCTTGTCGCCCACAGACATACGCCGCTTAATCGCTACATAAACTTTTACCGACTTGTTGACGCCGGGCTGCAGTTCATCCCCTTTCGTGACCCGCTCAATTTGCGCATCACGAATTGCGATCAGCTTCGCCTCTTCCATAGCGGCAAGATTAACGAGCCGCGACACTTTTTGTTGGGTCTTTTTATCTTCCACTTTTAAGCGGGCAAGCAATGAATAATCAAGGGCGCTCAGCTGTTTCGCACGCACCTTCTTGCCCTTTTCCAAGCAGATCGTGTCTGTATTGAAATCATAGACGTCTTCCATGATTCGCAGACCAACCAAATCCGTTCTGACCAAGGACTCGAAGCTTTCGCGAATCTCCACAATGCGTTGGTTGAAATCGCGCTCAATACGATCCGTTTCCAGTTTCAGACGTTTCTTTGCCTGTTTGACCAGCCCTTTTTATTGGCGGCTGCATATCTTAACGTCTACGACAACACCCGAAGAACCGGTCTTCACATAAAGCGAGGCGTCCCGCACGTCTTCGGCTTTTTCACCGAAAATAGCGCGCAGCAATTTTTCTTCCGGAGCCAGTTCCGTCTCACCTTTAGGCGTCACCTTACCAACCAGGATATCGCCCGCCGATACTTTGGCGCCGATCTTGATAATACCATCCTCATCAAGGTTGCGCAGCTTATCTTCGGGAACATTCGGTATATCCCGCGTAATTTCTTCCGGACCCAGCTTTGTATCGCGAGAATCCATTTCATAGACGTCAATGTGAATGGACGTAAAAACGTCTTCTTTCAGCAAATCTTCGCTCAGTACAATGGCGTCCTCAAAATTATAGCCTTCCCAGGACATGAAGCCCACCAGCACGTTGCGGCCAAGAGCAAGCTCGCCATTATCCACAGCAGGGCCATCGGCTATGATTTCGCCGGCACGAATCTTATCGCCTTTATGAACAATAGGCCGTTGGTTAATGCAGGTATTTTGATTTGAGCGGGCAAACTTCTTCAGATGGTACACATCTTCTTCCGTGCGGAAAGGATTGTCGTTTTTCTTCACTTTCGCCTTCACACGGATGATTTCACTATCAACGTATTCTACTACGCCATCGCGCAATGCACAGACTACGGTCCCTGAATTCTTGGCGGTAACGTGCTCAAGCCCCGTACCGACCAAAGGCGATTCAGATTTTAACAGGGGCACCGCTTGGCGCTGCATGTTCGCGCCCATAAGGGCGCGGTTAGCGTCATCGTGTTCTAGGAAGGGGATCAAGGCGGTCGCCACACTGACCACCTGCTTCGTGGACACGTCCATAAAGTCCACTTCACCGGGCACAACACGGGGGAAGTCGCCTTGACGTCGGCAGAAGACCAGGTCCCGTTTGAAACGACCGTGTTCGTCCAAAGCCGCATTGGCTTGGGCGATGGTGTAGTTGTCTTCGTCGTAAGCCGATAACATTTCTATTTGAGCGGCATCGACTTTTCCGTTTTCAACTTTTCGGTACGGCGTTTCAAGAAAGCCGTAATCGTTGA encodes the following:
- the rpoC gene encoding DNA-directed RNA polymerase subunit beta', with amino-acid sequence MAKFVPTTGDTFDAIQIRIASPQEILKWSKGEVKKPETINYRTFKPEKDGLFCERIFGPVKDWECGCGKYKKVKHRGITCDRCGVEITESKVRRERMGCIKLAVPVSHIWFFKNTPSVISNLLDLPIRALERIIYFEQFVVVDPGDTSLEKKKLLTEDNYHEAREEYGVDSFTALMGAEAIKYLLQEIDLDELSAELHLQFQTATSQLVRSKSIKRLKIVESLRKSGNDPTWMILDVIPVIPPDLRPLVPLDGGRYATSDLNDLYRRVINRNNRLKRLLELRAPEVILRNEKRMLQESVDALFDNGRHGRVVLGTSGNRPLKSLSDMLKGKQGRFRQNLLGKRVDYSGRSVIVVGPELKLHECGLPKRMALELFEPYIVHLLRERGYATTLKTAKRAIEQGKEEVWDILEDVIRDHPVLLNRAPTLHRLGIQAFQPVLIEGSAIRLHPLVCRAFNADFDGDQMAVHVPLFPAAQLEAHLLMMSSSNIFAPSNGLPVVAPSQDIVLGIYWMSRQATGVKGEWQKEWIDAQGNILRPGQVYSSCDEVVQAFEAGRVDIHAHIKVHFEKEIVDTTVGRVLLADELSPEVTILDVNREQDQSSIGDVIAKCYNRHGHHRTVALLDKLKRTGFKYATYSGLSIALDDLVVPKEKEGILTETEKRVKLIDSTYRHGQMLEKERYQKIIDEWTIAGNRITGAMLQALESKDQGFTGIYMMFKSKARGSKDQIRQLAGMRGLMAKPSGDIIESPITSNFREGLSVIEYFISTHGARKGLADTALKTADAGYLTRRLVDVAQDVTIEEHDCGTINGVWVEALVEGAEVMAPLQERIVGRYVLDDLYLPNEPDPVVRADDEITEEAAKKIADAGLPGVTIRSVLTCQSVKGVCALCYGRNLGTGNLVEIGEAVGIIAAQSIGEPGTQLTMRTFHIGGAASRQVESPDIKANENGVTEFRNVRVAVNRAGDTVAVNRGGEIAILNKDGKEAQRIAVSPGCVLHCENGDTVTRGQTVFTQDPYNINIVAEKTGTVRLDDMVQGSTIRREVNPETGQEEIVVTEHKHNLHPQITILGENKEMLTFTPLATGTQVQVKDGDEVVVGDLLGKTARQMAKTKDITGGLPRVGELFEAREPKDPAIISHIDGIVELSTTTRSARKVVRVIPPVGKEREYTISPGKLLNVYSGDRIYAGQRITDGPIILEDILEVQGEEALRKYLLNEVQKVYRLQGVRTDDKHIEVIIRQMLRKVRIKSDPGDTPFLAQEEVDKVRFAKVNEETRRRDGRPAEAEPMLQGITKAALSTNSFVAAASFQQTTRVLTDASISGKYDYLEGLKENVIIGHLIPAGTGSKHYQSSRAQLPVDDIEEFLHIDDDASLVEEESEQIG